From the Amycolatopsis thermoflava N1165 genome, one window contains:
- a CDS encoding gas vesicle protein: protein MAPRDEAEGDGALSAPEAASRALAHAGELISRNPVSVTSVEPTDDGWLVELEVLEDRRIPSSADMLALYELELGADGELLAYRRTKRYVRGRADSGSGVS, encoded by the coding sequence GTGGCTCCACGCGATGAGGCCGAAGGGGACGGCGCGCTGTCCGCGCCGGAAGCGGCGTCGCGGGCACTCGCCCACGCCGGTGAGCTGATCAGCCGGAACCCGGTGTCGGTCACCTCGGTCGAACCCACCGACGACGGCTGGCTCGTCGAGCTCGAAGTGCTGGAGGACCGGCGCATCCCGTCCTCGGCCGACATGCTGGCCCTGTACGAGCTGGAACTCGGCGCGGACGGCGAGCTGCTCGCCTACCGGCGCACCAAGCGGTACGTCCGCGGCCGGGCCGACAGCGGAAGCGGGGTGTCCTGA
- a CDS encoding gas vesicle protein GvpG has translation MGLLSGILGLPLLPVRGVIQLGELIQRRVNEELAAPASIRRELEAAEEKRAAGEISPEEEAEVQQQVLRRLNVTETDEKER, from the coding sequence ATGGGCCTGCTGTCCGGGATCCTCGGCCTCCCGCTGCTGCCGGTCCGCGGCGTGATCCAGCTCGGTGAGCTGATCCAGCGCCGGGTCAACGAGGAACTCGCCGCGCCGGCGTCGATCCGCCGCGAACTCGAAGCGGCGGAGGAGAAACGCGCGGCCGGGGAGATCTCGCCCGAGGAGGAGGCCGAGGTCCAGCAGCAGGTCCTGCGGCGGCTGAACGTGACGGAGACCGACGAGAAGGAGAGGTGA
- a CDS encoding GvpL/GvpF family gas vesicle protein, translated as MTEERETVVYVYGIVPSDVETDPEARGVGDPPAEVRAVKHDRIAALVSEVPRDKPLGRPEDLTAHASLLDAAAAEVPVLPLRFGAVVTDEDAVRTELLEANQDDFVAALDELEGKAQYVVKARYVEETILREILESDEQLAQLREAIRGKSEDATRNERIALGEGIGNAIAARREADTKRVADALAGIGAQIAPREPTHEEDAVHLACLVETAKQSDLEEAVDRVARDWSGRAEVRLLGPLAAYDFVVTQRPEA; from the coding sequence ATGACCGAGGAGCGCGAGACGGTGGTCTACGTGTACGGCATCGTGCCGTCCGACGTGGAGACCGATCCGGAGGCCCGCGGCGTCGGCGACCCGCCCGCCGAGGTCCGCGCGGTCAAGCACGACCGGATCGCCGCGCTGGTGAGCGAGGTGCCGAGGGACAAGCCGCTCGGGCGGCCCGAGGACCTCACCGCCCACGCGTCGCTGCTCGACGCGGCCGCTGCCGAGGTGCCGGTGCTGCCGTTGCGCTTCGGCGCCGTGGTCACCGACGAGGACGCCGTGCGCACCGAACTGCTCGAAGCCAACCAGGACGACTTCGTCGCGGCACTGGACGAGCTGGAGGGCAAGGCGCAGTACGTCGTCAAGGCGCGCTACGTGGAGGAGACCATCCTCCGCGAGATCCTCGAGTCCGACGAGCAGCTCGCCCAGCTGCGCGAGGCGATCCGCGGGAAGTCCGAGGACGCCACGCGCAACGAGCGGATCGCGCTGGGCGAGGGGATCGGCAACGCGATCGCCGCCCGCCGCGAGGCCGACACCAAGCGGGTCGCCGACGCGCTCGCCGGGATCGGCGCCCAGATCGCCCCGCGCGAGCCGACGCACGAAGAGGACGCGGTGCACCTCGCGTGCCTCGTCGAGACGGCCAAGCAGTCCGATCTGGAGGAAGCCGTCGACCGCGTCGCGCGGGACTGGTCGGGCCGCGCCGAGGTGCGCCTGCTGGGCCCGCTCGCGGCATACGACTTCGTCGTGACACAACGGCCGGAGGCGTAG
- the gvpJ gene encoding gas vesicle protein GvpJ, with the protein MTTAVQPSGGGGGLDRPTSSSLADVIDTILDKGLVLDAYVRVSLVGIELLTIDARVVIASVDTYLRFAEAVNRLDISDTEQKGLPDLLEDVTSGGAKAKTRGALEAAGDKLQDLLGGNEEPERAGRRKDGGR; encoded by the coding sequence ATGACGACAGCGGTGCAGCCGTCGGGCGGTGGCGGGGGCCTGGACCGGCCCACCTCCAGCAGTCTCGCGGACGTGATCGACACGATCCTGGACAAGGGACTCGTCCTGGACGCCTACGTGCGCGTGTCATTGGTCGGCATCGAACTGCTGACCATCGACGCGCGGGTCGTCATCGCGAGCGTGGACACCTACCTGCGGTTCGCGGAGGCGGTGAACCGGCTCGACATCTCCGACACCGAGCAGAAGGGTCTGCCGGACCTGCTGGAGGACGTGACCTCCGGCGGCGCCAAGGCGAAGACCCGGGGAGCGCTCGAAGCCGCCGGTGACAAGCTGCAGGACCTCCTCGGCGGCAACGAGGAGCCGGAGCGCGCCGGGCGCCGGAAGGACGGTGGGCGATGA
- a CDS encoding SRPBCC family protein: protein MATDQIRKTLDKATGAATDTVSGVADAAPKPSTELTEALRKLAGAVTTRASTSLANRITSTSGRLQDYASGGGGGGLIEAVTGGKPSVKGKAMMGAVKGGLSGLADKVKDAVGGGGGGGGGGKLKVTNIVEQADIGAPIDLVYDQWTRFTEFPRFMKKVENVDQTSDEKLTWKAQIFWSHRTWESTILEQVPNERIVWRSEGEKGHVDGAVTFHELTPDLTRVVLVLEYHPQGLFERTGNIWRAQGRRARLELKHFQRHVMTEAILHPDDVEGWRGEIHDGEVQDGDEEPGNEEEPEEPEADEAEAPDEEEPEEEEPEEEAEEPPARRTRTRASAGRGRGSRR, encoded by the coding sequence ATGGCGACCGACCAGATCAGGAAGACCCTCGACAAGGCCACCGGCGCGGCCACCGACACGGTCTCCGGCGTGGCCGACGCCGCGCCGAAGCCGTCCACCGAGCTGACCGAAGCCCTGCGCAAACTGGCCGGCGCGGTCACCACCCGCGCGTCGACCTCGCTGGCGAACCGGATCACCTCGACCTCCGGCCGCCTGCAGGACTACGCCTCGGGTGGCGGCGGTGGCGGCCTGATCGAAGCCGTCACCGGCGGCAAGCCCAGCGTCAAGGGCAAGGCCATGATGGGCGCGGTCAAGGGCGGGCTTTCCGGGCTCGCGGACAAGGTGAAGGACGCCGTCGGCGGCGGCGGTGGCGGGGGCGGGGGCGGCAAGCTCAAGGTCACCAACATCGTCGAGCAGGCCGACATCGGCGCCCCGATCGACCTGGTCTACGACCAGTGGACCCGCTTCACCGAGTTCCCGCGCTTCATGAAGAAGGTCGAGAACGTCGACCAGACCAGCGACGAGAAGCTGACGTGGAAGGCGCAGATCTTCTGGTCGCACCGCACGTGGGAGTCCACGATCCTCGAACAGGTCCCCAACGAGCGCATCGTGTGGCGGTCCGAGGGCGAGAAGGGCCACGTCGACGGCGCCGTGACCTTCCACGAGCTGACCCCGGACCTGACCCGCGTCGTGCTGGTGCTGGAGTACCACCCGCAGGGGCTGTTCGAGCGCACCGGCAACATCTGGCGGGCCCAGGGGCGGCGCGCGCGGCTGGAGCTCAAGCACTTCCAGCGGCACGTGATGACCGAGGCGATCCTGCACCCGGACGACGTGGAGGGCTGGCGCGGCGAGATCCACGACGGCGAGGTCCAGGACGGCGACGAGGAACCCGGGAACGAGGAAGAACCCGAGGAACCCGAGGCCGACGAGGCCGAGGCGCCCGACGAGGAAGAACCCGAAGAAGAAGAACCCGAAGAAGAGGCCGAGGAACCGCCGGCGCGGCGTACACGCACCCGGGCGTCGGCGGGCAGAGGACGGGGGAGCAGGCGATGA
- a CDS encoding helix-turn-helix domain-containing protein yields MGDETSTDSEGIESGSAVTGTAAKLLSAARGQRRMSQRELARLAGVPQSTVATIEAGRRQPSVAMLERLLRAAGFHLATELVNTLRPSELLERQRRSVTEVLARYPVTRAWPTGPAARGEDRPDSDLDLVVALRPGAAPGDVAGLAGELSTVLGCPVAVTTGDPGGGENFFYTRTA; encoded by the coding sequence ATGGGTGACGAAACGAGTACCGATAGCGAGGGAATCGAGAGCGGATCCGCTGTCACCGGAACCGCGGCGAAGTTGCTGTCGGCTGCCCGCGGGCAGCGGCGAATGTCGCAACGGGAACTGGCGCGCCTGGCCGGCGTGCCACAGTCGACGGTGGCGACGATCGAGGCGGGCCGCCGCCAGCCGTCGGTCGCGATGCTCGAACGCCTCCTGCGCGCCGCGGGGTTCCACCTGGCCACCGAACTGGTGAACACGCTGCGCCCGAGCGAACTCCTGGAGCGGCAGCGCCGGAGCGTCACCGAGGTCCTCGCGCGGTACCCGGTCACGCGGGCGTGGCCGACCGGCCCCGCCGCGCGCGGCGAGGACCGCCCGGACTCCGACCTCGACCTGGTGGTGGCGCTACGCCCCGGCGCGGCGCCCGGCGATGTCGCCGGGCTGGCCGGGGAACTGTCCACGGTGCTCGGCTGCCCGGTCGCCGTGACGACCGGCGACCCGGGCGGTGGAGAGAACTTCTTCTACACGCGCACGGCTTAG
- a CDS encoding sulfite oxidase, translated as MRRRTVLGMAGVAAAGPLWTTAAAAADTPIVKPLPPEDFTVLGTNAELRWDSPHPVGDVVPVSRFFVRNHTATPLLDARTWRLEITGDGLRGGPVTVTYDDLLRLPSETITAAIECAGNGRSFFTSQQGQTVAGTAWRLGAVGVARWRGVPLATLLHRAGLARDAVDVLPEGLDADYVTGGVNLGRVRRPLPVGKALDDVLVAYEMNGEPLPPDHGFPARLVVPGWIGIASIKWLGRIQVSRTSLDSPWDTQYYRLTGPDYPPEGVLVTRQNTKSVFELPWRATLAAGREHVLRGRSWSGSGGIRRVEVSTDDGRTWRRAEFVGSGRGWQRWTLRWRPHPGEHTLRARAVDRHGVAQPDTEPYNTQGYLFGAVVRHPVVAV; from the coding sequence GTGCGGCGGCGGACCGTGCTCGGCATGGCGGGGGTCGCCGCGGCCGGTCCGTTGTGGACAACGGCGGCCGCGGCGGCCGACACTCCCATCGTGAAACCGCTGCCACCGGAGGACTTCACCGTGCTCGGCACGAACGCCGAGCTGCGGTGGGACTCGCCGCACCCGGTCGGCGACGTCGTGCCGGTGTCCCGGTTCTTCGTGCGCAACCACACCGCCACCCCGCTGCTCGACGCGCGGACCTGGCGCCTGGAGATCACCGGCGACGGGCTGCGCGGCGGCCCGGTCACCGTCACCTACGACGACCTGCTGCGCCTGCCGTCGGAAACGATCACCGCGGCCATCGAGTGCGCGGGCAACGGGCGCAGCTTCTTCACCTCGCAGCAGGGGCAGACCGTCGCCGGCACCGCGTGGCGGCTCGGTGCGGTCGGGGTGGCGCGCTGGCGGGGCGTGCCGCTGGCCACGCTGCTGCACCGGGCCGGCCTCGCCCGCGATGCCGTCGACGTGCTGCCCGAAGGCCTCGACGCCGACTACGTCACCGGCGGGGTGAACCTGGGCCGGGTGCGGCGCCCGCTGCCGGTGGGCAAGGCGCTCGACGACGTGCTGGTCGCGTACGAGATGAACGGCGAACCGCTCCCGCCGGACCACGGCTTCCCGGCCCGGCTGGTGGTGCCGGGCTGGATCGGCATCGCGTCCATCAAGTGGCTCGGCCGCATCCAGGTGTCCCGCACCTCGCTCGACTCGCCGTGGGATACGCAGTACTACCGGCTGACCGGCCCGGACTACCCGCCCGAAGGGGTGCTGGTGACGCGGCAGAACACCAAGAGCGTGTTCGAACTGCCGTGGCGGGCGACCCTCGCCGCGGGCCGGGAGCACGTGTTGCGCGGCCGGTCCTGGTCCGGCTCCGGCGGCATCCGCCGGGTCGAGGTGAGCACCGACGACGGCCGCACCTGGCGGCGCGCCGAGTTCGTCGGCAGCGGCCGCGGGTGGCAGCGGTGGACGCTGCGGTGGCGCCCGCACCCGGGCGAGCACACGCTGCGGGCGCGCGCGGTGGACCGCCACGGTGTGGCCCAGCCGGACACCGAGCCGTACAACACGCAGGGCTACCTGTTCGGCGCCGTCGTCCGCCACCCGGTGGTGGCGGTCTGA
- a CDS encoding ArsR/SmtB family transcription factor — protein MVGVSAEAMDVVFKALADPTRRLLLDRLREQNGQTLSQVCEPLGMARQSATQHLDVLVRANLVTVVRRGRERLHYLNPGPIHEIEQRWIAEFDKPRLRVLAAIKDQAEEYAMTVPDYVYVTYIRASADQVWRALTDADLTARYWGHANISDWQPGSVWEHRRVDGSGAVDVVGKVLESEPPTRLVITFEDSLGESRDPSVVTFLVEPHEEIVRLTVTHERLPNEEMRNGISSGWPAVLANLKSLLETGDVLPQAPWEMSAAHA, from the coding sequence ATGGTCGGCGTGAGCGCGGAAGCGATGGACGTGGTGTTCAAGGCACTGGCCGACCCGACCCGGCGGCTGCTGCTCGACCGCCTGCGGGAGCAGAACGGGCAGACCCTGAGCCAGGTGTGCGAGCCGCTGGGCATGGCCCGTCAGTCGGCGACCCAGCACCTCGACGTCCTGGTGCGGGCCAACCTCGTGACCGTGGTGCGCCGCGGCCGGGAACGCCTGCACTACCTCAACCCCGGGCCCATCCACGAGATCGAGCAGCGCTGGATCGCCGAGTTCGACAAACCCCGGCTGCGTGTGCTCGCGGCCATCAAAGACCAGGCAGAGGAGTACGCCATGACCGTCCCGGACTACGTCTACGTCACCTACATCCGCGCGAGCGCCGACCAGGTGTGGCGGGCGCTCACCGACGCGGACCTGACCGCCCGCTACTGGGGGCACGCCAACATCTCCGACTGGCAGCCCGGTTCGGTGTGGGAGCACCGCCGCGTGGACGGGTCGGGCGCCGTGGACGTGGTGGGCAAGGTGCTCGAGTCCGAGCCGCCGACCCGGCTGGTGATCACGTTCGAGGATTCGCTGGGCGAGTCGCGCGATCCGTCGGTGGTCACGTTCCTCGTCGAGCCGCACGAGGAGATCGTGCGCCTCACCGTGACCCACGAGAGGCTGCCCAACGAGGAGATGCGCAACGGCATCTCCAGCGGCTGGCCCGCGGTGCTGGCGAACCTGAAGTCGCTGCTGGAGACCGGTGACGTGCTGCCGCAGGCGCCATGGGAGATGTCGGCGGCGCACGCCTGA
- a CDS encoding LysR family transcriptional regulator: MDLEAVRTFAAVAAAGRFQAAADELGVTQQAASKRVAGLERQLGVRLFVRAAGGVRLTVDGQAFLPHARELLRAAERALTAVTPGRRALRIDVLNRRVAAAGILHDFYRQQPGIELDVVTLTVDAASALAEVGAGTLDATFRSLRAAAGKVPAGLRAARVIDDRHQVLVGPRHPLARAAAVTLAELAGHPIWMPGLADTEAKGYYEDLGAAFGLTIDTIGPSFGVEALLAEIADSARLATFVGEGSRYLWPESYDLRRIPVVGPTPVYPHSVIWRADNAHPVLASFLGYLHSRYRATAGGDVWVPEWAR; this comes from the coding sequence GTGGATCTCGAGGCGGTGCGCACCTTCGCCGCGGTCGCCGCGGCGGGCCGGTTCCAGGCGGCCGCGGACGAGCTGGGCGTCACGCAGCAGGCGGCGTCGAAACGGGTGGCCGGCCTGGAGCGGCAGCTCGGCGTGCGGCTGTTCGTGCGCGCGGCCGGGGGTGTGCGGCTGACGGTGGACGGGCAGGCGTTCCTGCCGCACGCCCGCGAACTGCTCCGCGCGGCCGAGCGCGCGCTGACGGCGGTCACGCCGGGGCGGCGGGCGCTGCGGATCGACGTGCTGAACCGGCGGGTCGCGGCCGCCGGCATCCTGCACGATTTCTACCGGCAGCAGCCCGGCATCGAACTGGACGTGGTGACCCTGACCGTGGACGCCGCGTCGGCGCTGGCCGAGGTCGGCGCGGGCACGCTCGACGCCACGTTCCGGTCGCTGCGGGCGGCCGCGGGGAAGGTGCCGGCCGGGCTGCGGGCGGCGCGTGTGATCGACGACCGGCACCAGGTGCTGGTCGGTCCGCGGCACCCGCTGGCGCGCGCGGCGGCGGTGACGCTCGCCGAGCTCGCCGGGCACCCGATCTGGATGCCCGGCCTCGCCGACACCGAGGCGAAGGGCTACTACGAAGACCTCGGGGCCGCGTTCGGGCTGACCATCGACACGATCGGGCCGAGCTTCGGGGTCGAAGCGCTGCTCGCGGAGATCGCCGACTCGGCCCGGCTGGCCACCTTCGTCGGCGAGGGCTCGCGGTACCTCTGGCCGGAGAGCTACGACCTGCGCCGGATCCCGGTCGTCGGCCCGACGCCGGTGTACCCGCACTCGGTGATCTGGCGGGCCGACAACGCCCACCCGGTGCTGGCGAGCTTCCTCGGCTACCTGCACAGCCGCTACCGGGCCACGGCGGGCGGCGACGTGTGGGTGCCGGAGTGGGCGCGCTAA
- a CDS encoding sugar O-acetyltransferase, protein MTGQKERMLAGELYRADDPELQASLRRAAELQRRFNDGGDPAVLRELLGSVGEGTEVRPPLYVDYGSHVTIGPRAFLNYGAVLLDVAPITIGADAQIGPGVQLLTPTHPLDARLRRDKWEAAEPITLHDNVWLGGGVIVCPGVTIGENTVVGAGSVVTRDLPPDVVAVGNPARVVKKL, encoded by the coding sequence GTGACCGGTCAGAAGGAACGGATGCTCGCGGGGGAGCTGTACCGCGCGGACGACCCGGAGCTGCAGGCCTCGCTGCGCCGTGCGGCGGAACTGCAGCGGCGGTTCAACGACGGCGGGGACCCGGCGGTGCTGCGTGAGCTGCTGGGCTCGGTCGGGGAGGGCACCGAGGTGCGGCCGCCGCTGTACGTCGACTACGGCTCGCACGTCACCATCGGGCCGCGCGCGTTCCTCAACTACGGCGCGGTGCTGCTGGACGTCGCCCCGATCACGATCGGCGCGGACGCGCAGATCGGCCCCGGCGTGCAGCTGCTGACCCCCACTCACCCGCTCGACGCGCGGCTGCGGCGGGACAAGTGGGAGGCCGCGGAGCCGATCACCCTGCACGACAACGTGTGGCTCGGTGGTGGCGTGATCGTGTGCCCCGGCGTGACGATCGGGGAGAACACGGTGGTGGGCGCGGGGTCGGTGGTGACGCGCGATCTGCCGCCGGACGTGGTGGCGGTCGGCAACCCGGCGCGCGTGGTGAAGAAACTCTGA
- a CDS encoding cyclase family protein: MSLLDALTDGHRIADLSQPLENGMPSSPTHPPFRFALAQRHGDVVREDGLTGSHELIVMGGHVGTHMDAVSHVAADGVLHGGVPVAQALERGRYRVGGIEAVPPILCRGVLFDIPRLREVPRLGPGEAVTAEDLAATGLDVHAGDVALVRTGWAQLWDRPADYLGGEGGVPGLDASGAEWLAERGVRAVGGDTIALEQIGPEAGLGRLPVHRILLQENGINIIEVMNLEELAAAGPAEFLFVCAPLPVVGATGAPVRPLAVW, from the coding sequence ATGTCCCTGCTGGACGCGCTGACCGACGGCCACCGCATCGCCGACCTCTCGCAGCCGCTGGAGAACGGCATGCCGTCCTCGCCGACGCACCCGCCGTTCCGGTTCGCGCTCGCCCAGCGGCACGGTGACGTCGTCCGCGAAGACGGCCTCACCGGGTCGCACGAGCTGATCGTGATGGGCGGGCACGTCGGCACCCACATGGACGCGGTCAGCCACGTCGCGGCCGACGGCGTCCTGCACGGCGGGGTGCCGGTGGCGCAGGCGCTGGAGCGGGGACGCTACCGGGTCGGCGGCATCGAGGCGGTGCCGCCGATCCTGTGCCGCGGGGTGCTGTTCGACATCCCACGGCTGCGGGAGGTGCCCCGGCTCGGACCGGGGGAGGCCGTCACCGCGGAGGATCTCGCCGCGACCGGTCTGGACGTGCACGCCGGAGACGTCGCCCTCGTCCGCACCGGATGGGCGCAGCTGTGGGACCGGCCTGCGGACTACCTCGGCGGCGAGGGTGGCGTGCCGGGACTGGACGCGAGCGGCGCGGAGTGGCTGGCCGAACGCGGGGTGCGCGCGGTCGGCGGCGACACGATCGCGCTGGAGCAGATCGGCCCGGAGGCGGGGCTGGGGCGGCTGCCGGTGCACCGGATCTTGTTGCAGGAGAACGGGATCAACATCATCGAGGTGATGAACCTGGAGGAGCTGGCGGCGGCCGGGCCGGCGGAGTTCCTGTTCGTGTGCGCGCCGCTGCCGGTCGTCGGGGCCACTGGCGCGCCCGTGCGGCCGCTGGCAGTGTGGTGA
- a CDS encoding MFS transporter, translating into MTETAQRGTRAPATRRTTTLVGTGLGHALEWYDWGIYAIFVPFFATQFFDRGNQFSAMLSSLAVFAVGFVARPLGGLLFGWFADRAGRRTAMTVTVATIAGASFAIGVAPTYAAVGAWASLILLLARVVQGLACGGELPSAQTYLSEMAPAAQRGRWSSLIYIASVFGNTVGVVLGLVLTVVLTPEQMQSFGWRIPFLLGGVFGLVAVYMRRNLAESETFTASRRREKARLWPAIVEHRRQALQVIGLSVGFTVVYYSWVIAAPAYAISSLHIGSTAALWAGVGSAVILMVTMPFWGMLSDRIGRKPVLLISTLGCAALLFPVQFLVRTSAWQLFLGMSLAAVFISAGVSILPAVYAEMFPTAIRALGLAVPYSIAVAAFGGTAPYLQAWVGAEFGRSAFTGYLVLLMLVSTAAIATLPETRAKELS; encoded by the coding sequence ATGACCGAGACCGCGCAGCGCGGCACCCGGGCCCCGGCCACGCGCCGCACCACCACGCTCGTCGGCACCGGCCTCGGGCACGCGCTCGAGTGGTACGACTGGGGCATCTACGCGATCTTCGTGCCGTTCTTCGCCACCCAGTTCTTCGACCGCGGCAACCAGTTCTCCGCGATGCTGTCCAGCCTGGCCGTGTTCGCCGTCGGGTTCGTCGCGCGGCCGCTGGGCGGGCTGCTGTTCGGCTGGTTCGCCGACCGCGCCGGGCGGCGGACCGCGATGACGGTGACGGTCGCGACCATCGCGGGCGCCAGCTTCGCCATCGGTGTCGCCCCCACCTACGCCGCCGTCGGAGCGTGGGCGTCGCTGATCCTGCTGCTCGCCCGCGTGGTGCAGGGCCTGGCCTGCGGCGGGGAACTGCCGTCGGCGCAGACCTACTTGTCCGAAATGGCGCCCGCGGCCCAGCGCGGGCGGTGGTCCAGCCTGATCTACATCGCCAGCGTCTTCGGCAACACCGTCGGCGTCGTGCTGGGGCTCGTCCTCACGGTCGTGCTGACGCCGGAGCAGATGCAGTCCTTCGGCTGGCGCATCCCGTTCCTGCTCGGCGGCGTGTTCGGGCTGGTGGCCGTCTACATGCGACGGAACCTGGCCGAGAGCGAGACCTTCACCGCGTCGCGGCGGCGCGAGAAGGCCCGGCTGTGGCCGGCGATCGTGGAGCACCGCAGGCAGGCGCTGCAGGTGATCGGGCTGTCCGTCGGGTTCACCGTCGTCTACTACTCGTGGGTGATCGCCGCCCCGGCGTACGCCATCAGCTCCCTGCACATCGGGTCGACCGCCGCGCTGTGGGCCGGGGTCGGGTCGGCGGTGATCCTCATGGTCACGATGCCGTTCTGGGGCATGCTGTCGGACCGGATCGGGCGCAAGCCGGTGCTGCTGATCTCCACCCTCGGGTGCGCGGCGCTGCTGTTCCCGGTGCAGTTCCTCGTGCGCACCAGCGCGTGGCAGCTGTTCCTGGGCATGAGCCTGGCGGCGGTGTTCATCTCCGCGGGCGTGTCGATCCTGCCCGCGGTGTACGCGGAGATGTTCCCGACCGCGATCCGCGCGCTGGGGCTCGCCGTGCCGTACTCGATCGCCGTCGCGGCCTTCGGCGGGACCGCGCCGTATCTTCAGGCGTGGGTGGGCGCCGAGTTCGGCCGGTCCGCCTTCACCGGATACCTCGTCCTGCTGATGCTGGTGTCCACCGCCGCCATCGCCACCCTGCCCGAGACCCGAGCCAAGGAACTGAGCTGA
- a CDS encoding M20 family metallopeptidase translates to MSVVADARAMAEDLIRLRRDLHREPEVGLHLPRTQERVLAALDGLPLEITTGRSSTAVTAVLRGAGSGRAVLLRADMDGLPVQEATGLDYASRAEGTMHACGHDLHTAMLAGAARLLSDRRDRLGGDVVFMFQPGEEGWEGARAMIDEGVLDAAGPRVEAAYGLHVFSTFEPGFTSRPGPMMAASASFAVTVRGRGGHGSAPHLARDPVPVAAEMITALQTMVTRRFDVFDPVVLTVGVVRAGSRSNIIPETARFEATVRTFSRDAGQRVRDAAVRLVRGIAQAHDVEADAEYLEARPATVNDDGETAFARDVVRETFGDDGYATMPNPIAGAEDFSRVLAEVPGCFLALGALPAGADPRRAAFNHSPHAVFDDSVLADGAALFTELARRRLASEGDRP, encoded by the coding sequence ATGTCGGTCGTGGCGGACGCCAGGGCGATGGCGGAGGACCTCATCCGGCTGCGGCGGGACCTGCACCGCGAGCCGGAGGTCGGCCTGCACCTGCCCCGCACGCAGGAGCGCGTGCTCGCGGCGCTGGACGGCCTGCCGCTGGAGATCACCACCGGCCGCAGCTCCACCGCGGTGACCGCCGTGCTCCGGGGCGCCGGGTCCGGCCGGGCGGTGCTGCTGCGCGCCGACATGGACGGGCTGCCCGTGCAGGAGGCGACCGGGCTGGACTACGCCTCGCGTGCCGAGGGGACCATGCACGCCTGCGGGCACGACCTGCACACCGCGATGCTCGCCGGCGCGGCCCGGCTGCTGTCCGACCGCCGCGACCGGCTGGGCGGGGACGTGGTGTTCATGTTCCAGCCGGGGGAGGAGGGCTGGGAGGGCGCGCGGGCCATGATCGACGAAGGCGTGCTCGACGCGGCAGGCCCGCGTGTCGAGGCCGCCTACGGGCTGCACGTGTTCTCCACGTTCGAGCCCGGTTTCACCAGCAGGCCAGGGCCGATGATGGCCGCCTCGGCGTCGTTCGCGGTCACCGTGCGCGGCCGCGGCGGGCACGGCTCCGCCCCGCACCTGGCGCGCGACCCGGTGCCGGTCGCCGCCGAGATGATCACCGCGCTGCAGACGATGGTCACCCGCCGCTTCGACGTCTTCGACCCCGTGGTGCTTACCGTCGGGGTGGTGCGGGCGGGATCCCGCAGCAACATCATCCCGGAGACCGCGCGGTTCGAGGCCACCGTCCGGACCTTCTCCCGCGACGCCGGGCAGCGCGTGCGGGACGCCGCGGTCCGGCTGGTGCGGGGCATCGCGCAGGCCCACGACGTCGAGGCCGACGCCGAGTACCTGGAAGCCCGTCCCGCGACGGTCAACGACGACGGCGAGACCGCGTTCGCCCGCGACGTGGTGCGCGAGACGTTCGGCGACGACGGCTACGCCACCATGCCCAACCCCATCGCCGGCGCCGAGGACTTCTCCCGCGTCCTGGCCGAGGTGCCCGGCTGCTTCCTCGCCCTCGGCGCGCTGCCCGCCGGCGCCGACCCGCGCCGGGCGGCGTTCAACCACAGCCCGCACGCCGTGTTCGACGACTCCGTGCTCGCCGACGGCGCGGCCCTGTTCACCGAGCTGGCACGACGCCGGCTCGCGTCCGAAGGAGACCGACCATGA